A single region of the Vicia villosa cultivar HV-30 ecotype Madison, WI linkage group LG4, Vvil1.0, whole genome shotgun sequence genome encodes:
- the LOC131598243 gene encoding uncharacterized protein LOC131598243 has protein sequence MEVIPILESPPLFQRLYVCLDACKKGFKAGCRPLIGLDGCFLKGYYGGQLLSAVVQDANNQFYVIAYTMVDSETKDNWKWFLTLLESDIGDHVSHGWNFISDQQKGLLPALKEAMPLAYHRNCVLHIWKNFIKQYKDKEFRGIVWQCAKSTTEPEFNAHMDKLKTLNEKAWSYLNNIDKTAWVKAYFSHWPKLDNITNNMCEVWNSKIVKYREKPIFTMMEELRCYLMRRMASHKRVLGTCKSILPPVQQRKIERLKVESNKWTPQITGDDQYEVRRHGTSLGVNLDLQTCTCQMWQLTGMPCIHAIAAIAYKVEKPENYVHQWLTMEALNATYDHYILPVNSQEYWKITEHPKPEPPKLKIPIGRPKKHRRKDAISEDMQGSGTRKVKRRYEVICPKCGEAGHYEKTCKGPPKPGYVKKNKKLESPQPPVVRSTPIRPSPPPVTPSPPPVRLPTPSFIACPSTVGTSSIRPPTGPSSHGFMPTPKFTQWRPT, from the exons ATGGAAGTGATTCCCATATTGGAATCTCCTCCGTTATTTCAGAGACTGTATGTTTGCTTGGATGCTTGCAAGAAAGGTTTTAAAGCTGGATGTAGGCCATTGATAGGACTTGATGGGTGTTTTTTGAAAGGATATTATGGGGGACAACTCCTATCAGCTGTTGTTCAAGATGCTAATAACCAATTCTATGTTATTGCATACACAATGGTTGATTCTGAGACAAAAGATAATTGGAAGTGGTTTTTGACATTACTTGAAAGTGACATAGGAGACCATGTGAGCCATGGATGGAACTTCATATCTGATCAACAGAag GGATTATTGCCTGCACTAAAGGAAGCAATGCCACTTGCCTATCATAGGAATTGTGTACTCCATATATGGAAGAACTTCATCAAGCAATATAAGGACAAAGAGTTTCGAGGTATTGTGTGGCAATGTGCAAAAAGCACAACTGAACCAGAGTTCAATGCTCATATGGACAAATTGAAGACACTTAATGAAAAAGCATGGAGTTATCTCAACAACATTGATAAAACAGCATGGGTGAAGGCATATTTCAGTCATTGGCCTAAGTTGGATAACATCACAAACAACATGTGTGAAGTTTGGAATAGCAAGATTGTGAAATATAGAGAAAAGCCTATTTTTACAATGATGGAAGAGTTGAGGTGTTACTTGATGAGGAGGATGGCATCCCATAAGAGAGTCTTAGGCACATGCAAGAGTATATTACCACCTGTTCAACAAAGAAAGATTGAAAGATTAAAGGTAGAGAGCAATAAGTGGACACCTCAAATAACAGGTGATGATCAATATGAGGTTCGAAGACATGGCACAAGCCTTGGGGTGAACTTGGATTTGCAAACATGTACTTGTCAAATGTGGCAATTGACTGGCATGCCTTGTATTCATGCCATTGCAGCTATAGCATATAAGGTTGAGAAGCCTGAGAATTATGTGCATCAGTGGCTCACAATGGAAGCTTTGAATGCTACTTATGATCATTACATTCTACCAGTCAACAGTCAGGAATATTGGAAAATTACAGAGCATCCTAAGCCAGAACCACCAAAGTTGAAAATACCTATCGGTAGACCAAAGAAGCATAGAAGGAAAGATGCAATTTCAGAAGATATGCAAGGGAGCGGAACACGTAAGGTTAAAAGAAGATATGAAGTGATTTGCCCAAAGTGTGGTGAAGCTGGTCATTATGAAAAGACATGCAAGGGACCTCCAAAACCAGGATATGTGAAAAAGAACAAAAAG CTGGAATCACCACAACCACCAGTTGTAAGGTCTACTCCTATTAGGCCATCACCACCTCCTGTTACACCATCACCTCCTCCAGTTAGGCTACCAACACCGTCTTTCATTGCATGTCCTTCAACAGTTGGAACTTCATCGATCCGACCACCAACAGGGCCTAGTAGTCATGGATTCATGCCTACTCCTAAATTTACACAATGGCGGCCAACTTGA